A genomic segment from Pleurodeles waltl isolate 20211129_DDA chromosome 9, aPleWal1.hap1.20221129, whole genome shotgun sequence encodes:
- the LOC138258693 gene encoding olfactory receptor 6B1-like encodes MQWGNQTSIKEFILLGFPLARELEIFLFVIFFIAYLLTIMENVLIMTVIRLDGNLRKPMYYFLSHLAFLEMWYITVTVPKLLVMLLVENRNILVTSCMTQLYFFIALVCTECVLLACMAFDRFVAICKPLRYCNIMSERLCLQLAAGSWICGFFIAVAKFYYISKLSFCRSNVINHFFCDVSPLLNLSCTDPTLAELVDFILALFILLVPLFVTIASYTCIVVTILRMPATGGRQKAFSTCASHLTVVVIFYSSMIFMYVRPRRINSFNSNKLASMVYTVLTPLLNPLIYTLRNKEVKKALLKLVGVGESS; translated from the exons ATGCAGTGGGGCAACCAAACAAGCATAAAAGAATTCATTCTCTTGGGCTTCCCCCTTGCTCGTGAACTGGAGATATTTCTGTTTGTGATCTTCTTTATAGCTTACCTCCTGACAATAATGGAAAATGTTCTTATCATGACTGTGATCAGACTGGATGGAAACCTCCGTAAACCAATGTACTACTTTCTCAGCCATCTAGCTTTTCTGGAGATGTGGTACATCACTGTCACTGTCCCTAAACTGCTTGTCATGCTCCTGGTGGAGAACAGGAACATTTTGGTCACGAGCTGTATGACTCAGCTCTATTTCTTTATTGCACTGGTTTGCACTGAGTGTGTCCTCTTGGCATGCATGGCTTTTGACCGGTTTGTGGCCATTTGCAAACCTCTTCGTTATTGCAACATCATGAGTGAGAGACTCTGCCTGCAGCTCGCAGCTGGATCCTGGATTTGTGGCTTTTTCATTGCTGTGGCAAAGTTCTACTACATTTCCAAGCTGTCCTTCTGTCGCTCTAATGTCATCAACCATTTTTTCTGTGATGTCTCCCCTTTGCTGAATCTGTCTTGTACGGACCCAACACTGGCTGAACTGGTAGATTTCATCCTTGCCCTTTTTATTCTGCTGGTTCCTCTCTTTGTCACCATTGCCTCGTATACTTGCATTGTGGTCACCATATTGAGAATGCCTGCTACAGGTGGACGCCAAAAGGCCTTTTCAACCTGTGCATCTCACCTCACAGTTGTTGTAATATTTTATTCATCCATGATATTTATGTATGTTCGGCCACGGAGAATCAACTCTTTCAACTCCAACAAGCTGGCATCTATGGTATACACTGTACTCACACCTCTTCTGAACCCGTTGATCTACACTCTAAGGAACAAGGAAGTAAAAAAGGCCCTATTGAAACTTGT AGGAGTTGGTGAATCCTCCTAa